In Finegoldia magna ATCC 53516, a genomic segment contains:
- the murC gene encoding UDP-N-acetylmuramate--L-alanine ligase yields the protein MFNFNIEEHKFKYIHFIGIGGISMSGIAELLNHYGYKVSGSDREESDETNRLKNLGVEIFIGQKRENIKNPDLIVYTDAILDDNEELIAARELGVDVVSRGVFLGALMRNYKYSIGVSGSHGKSTTTSMIAKILIDAKVDPSILLGGKLDEIQGNVHCGNSEYMLTEACEYKANILNYYPSMAIILNIDEDHLDYYKDLNHIVATFIGYMKNLEENSKAIINIDDKNCEPLLSHIKGEIITFGIENEKADYNIHDITFNENGNPTFVISSEKFDKDEEFSLSIIGRHNIYDAVAAIIACYEFHIDIDTIRKNMKEYQNLHRRMETVGFYKGCEVKTDYGHHPTEIKNTLKALDEHKKGKFYCVFQPHTYSRTKMLLDDFANAFYDCDEVIVTEIYAAREKFDSSIHSTDLVEKLVKNGVNAKYYKTFEEARDYLRSKVSDNDIVLTTGCGNPDVLAKMIVE from the coding sequence ATGTTCAATTTTAATATAGAAGAGCACAAATTTAAATATATACATTTTATAGGAATCGGCGGAATATCAATGAGTGGTATAGCTGAATTGTTGAACCATTATGGATACAAAGTTTCTGGGAGCGACAGAGAAGAATCCGACGAAACTAATAGACTAAAAAATCTAGGAGTTGAAATATTTATCGGACAAAAAAGAGAAAATATCAAAAATCCTGACTTAATAGTATACACTGATGCAATTTTAGACGACAATGAAGAATTAATTGCTGCAAGAGAGCTTGGAGTAGACGTTGTAAGCAGAGGAGTTTTCCTTGGTGCACTTATGAGAAATTACAAGTATTCCATTGGAGTTAGTGGATCTCACGGCAAATCAACTACAACATCAATGATCGCGAAGATTTTAATCGATGCAAAAGTTGATCCATCTATACTTTTAGGTGGAAAATTAGACGAAATTCAAGGCAATGTTCACTGTGGAAATAGCGAATACATGCTTACAGAAGCTTGTGAATACAAAGCAAATATTCTCAACTATTATCCATCAATGGCTATTATTTTGAATATTGATGAAGACCACTTGGATTACTATAAGGATTTGAACCACATTGTTGCAACATTCATTGGCTACATGAAAAACTTGGAAGAAAATTCCAAAGCGATTATAAACATAGACGACAAAAACTGTGAACCATTACTTTCTCACATCAAAGGAGAAATCATAACATTTGGTATAGAAAATGAAAAGGCTGATTACAACATTCACGATATAACTTTTAATGAAAATGGCAATCCTACTTTTGTAATTTCATCTGAAAAATTTGACAAAGACGAAGAATTTTCACTTTCTATAATTGGACGTCACAACATATACGACGCTGTGGCTGCGATTATCGCATGTTACGAATTCCACATCGATATCGACACTATAAGAAAAAATATGAAAGAATACCAAAATCTCCACAGAAGAATGGAAACTGTAGGATTTTACAAAGGTTGTGAAGTGAAGACTGATTATGGTCATCACCCTACTGAAATCAAAAATACATTGAAAGCATTAGATGAACACAAGAAAGGCAAATTCTACTGCGTATTCCAACCCCATACTTATTCAAGAACTAAGATGCTATTGGATGATTTTGCCAATGCATTCTACGATTGTGATGAGGTTATAGTTACTGAAATATACGCAGCAAGGGAAAAATTCGACAGCAGCATTCACTCTACAGATTTGGTTGAAAAACTAGTTAAAAATGGCGTAAATGCAAAATACTACAAGACTTTTGAAGAAGCACGTGATTATCTTCGTTCGAAAGTTTCTGACAATGATATAGTGTTGACTACAGGTTGTGGCAACCCTGATGTTCTTGCGAAGATGATTGTGGAATAA
- a CDS encoding linear amide C-N hydrolase has product MCTTIIVDYPQGSVMARTLDFEVPLEYNMIYIPRGFHYADDLYHKPMRSKYKMMGMCFRNLYPIKDGVNEHGLCGCTNMFIANNLFSNHPIEGKINTNSLDFMNFALGNYKTVEELLNDLDNIHLANKDIDGNSVICPDFHFMFVDRTGDSTVLEYKDHKLVPCGDNPKVMTNSPKYSSHLKRYEKSVGDLSKFNQIKDLTGAYDPVSRFIRAKYILSTHRKSNNVNEAYSSAFSILEPLKITEGFFKNDSHDYYTFTRYISAFDTQTASMAVRTHSNTQTYLIDFDDIPDENEIYSYYFENKLQFKRIIK; this is encoded by the coding sequence ATGTGTACGACAATTATTGTAGATTATCCACAAGGCTCTGTGATGGCGCGTACACTTGATTTTGAAGTGCCTTTGGAATACAACATGATTTATATTCCAAGAGGCTTTCACTATGCAGATGATTTGTATCACAAACCAATGCGTTCGAAATATAAAATGATGGGAATGTGTTTTAGAAATCTGTACCCTATCAAAGATGGTGTAAATGAACATGGACTGTGCGGCTGTACGAATATGTTTATCGCAAATAATTTGTTCAGCAATCACCCAATTGAAGGAAAAATAAACACAAATTCACTAGATTTCATGAATTTTGCACTAGGAAATTACAAAACAGTTGAAGAATTGTTAAACGATTTGGACAATATTCACCTAGCTAACAAAGATATTGATGGAAATTCTGTGATATGCCCTGATTTCCACTTTATGTTTGTCGATAGAACTGGCGATTCGACGGTTTTAGAATACAAGGATCACAAATTGGTCCCATGTGGAGATAATCCAAAAGTAATGACTAATTCTCCAAAATATTCTTCACACTTAAAAAGATACGAAAAATCCGTCGGAGATCTCTCCAAATTCAACCAGATAAAAGATTTGACAGGAGCTTATGATCCTGTAAGTAGATTCATCAGAGCAAAATACATCCTATCAACTCACAGGAAATCAAATAATGTTAATGAAGCATACTCATCAGCATTCAGTATCTTAGAGCCTCTAAAAATCACTGAGGGCTTCTTTAAGAACGATTCACATGATTACTATACATTTACTAGGTATATCAGCGCATTCGACACACAGACAGCTTCTATGGCTGTTAGAACGCATTCCAATACACAAACTTATTTGATAGACTTTGATGATATACCAGATGAAAATGAAATATACTCGTATTATTTTGAAAACAAATTACAATTTAAGAGAATTATTAAATGA
- a CDS encoding dicarboxylate/amino acid:cation symporter, giving the protein MIKSLIALVVAFALCVVIDRLKKKGTSFMIRILLATAMGAIVGLIFKGSTDYVAIFGRVFSSLLQAFVIPLLLFSIITTVASLESSEKLRSMGGKTIIILALHNVLAAILSIILGKLVNIGMNANIKMDVADKVKEVPPFADVFVSFFPKNIIDSMSHNKIVPIVIFAIIIGIVVLRYNNKEEIKPFLDFVEAGNKVMNKVIGEIIEFTPYAVLSLLANQVATLDLSFVKSLLFLLLMVYVACLFHTFITTSAMMSLIAHINPFKFQRKFFPAWLIAFTTQSSIGSLPANIKEQEDMGTPTEIASFAASIGTTFGMPGCAAVWPILLAMFTINALNIPFSATQYLIMVGSCLFASMGTVGVPGTGTIQATAIFATMGLPVEMILVLSPIQGVADMARTSTNVHAGGSTGVMVAAMQHDLDMEKYNA; this is encoded by the coding sequence ATGATTAAAAGCTTAATCGCTTTAGTTGTAGCTTTCGCATTGTGCGTAGTTATCGATCGTTTGAAGAAAAAAGGTACTTCATTCATGATCAGAATTTTATTAGCTACAGCAATGGGTGCCATAGTAGGACTTATTTTCAAAGGAAGCACTGACTATGTAGCAATATTTGGTCGTGTATTTTCAAGTTTATTACAAGCATTTGTAATTCCACTATTATTATTCTCAATTATAACTACAGTTGCATCCTTGGAAAGCTCAGAAAAATTAAGATCAATGGGTGGCAAAACAATTATAATTTTAGCTTTACACAATGTTTTAGCTGCTATATTGTCTATAATTTTAGGTAAATTAGTAAATATAGGAATGAATGCAAATATCAAAATGGATGTTGCAGATAAGGTTAAGGAAGTTCCACCTTTTGCAGACGTATTTGTAAGTTTCTTCCCTAAAAACATTATTGACAGTATGAGTCACAACAAAATCGTACCTATTGTAATTTTTGCAATTATCATTGGTATTGTTGTACTTAGATACAATAACAAGGAAGAAATTAAACCATTCTTAGATTTCGTAGAAGCTGGTAATAAAGTAATGAACAAAGTAATTGGAGAAATCATCGAATTCACTCCATACGCAGTTCTTTCTTTATTAGCTAACCAAGTAGCTACATTGGATTTATCATTTGTTAAATCATTATTATTCTTATTATTAATGGTTTATGTAGCATGTTTGTTCCACACATTCATCACTACATCAGCTATGATGAGTTTAATTGCACACATCAATCCATTCAAGTTCCAACGCAAATTCTTCCCAGCATGGTTGATAGCATTCACTACACAAAGTTCAATTGGATCTTTGCCAGCAAATATTAAAGAACAAGAAGACATGGGAACTCCAACAGAAATTGCATCATTTGCAGCATCAATTGGTACTACATTTGGTATGCCAGGATGTGCAGCAGTATGGCCAATTTTATTAGCGATGTTTACAATCAATGCGCTTAATATTCCATTCTCTGCTACTCAATATTTAATCATGGTTGGTTCATGCTTGTTCGCTTCAATGGGAACAGTAGGGGTACCAGGAACAGGAACAATTCAAGCTACAGCAATCTTTGCTACAATGGGATTACCAGTTGAAATGATTTTAGTACTAAGCCCAATCCAAGGTGTTGCAGATATGGCACGTACTTCAACTAACGTTCACGCAGGTGGATCTACTGGTGTTATGGTAGCTGCTATGCAACACGATTTAGATATGGAAAAATATAATGCATAA
- a CDS encoding DegV family protein yields the protein MGKIAILTDSGSEITPKIAEEYGIELMPLQINYSDVSYDDYTVEPKYIYENIDREVPKTSIPSIGDVVNKLNEIKNKGFDKIICISISSKLSGMYNAFMLAKDQVEDVEVEVFDSKNISIGTGFFAIFARKLIDEGFSLESIIETMKSKIKDSVPVITLDTLKYLTLGGRIGKITGMVGNLLNLKLIISCNEDGEYYTVEKNRGTMKNINHAIDIVKKELTGIKDYYLVLLNGDNKNAMEIAKDSMKDLIEGAKFYYEGQIVPTLSIHTGPGLFGIGYFKL from the coding sequence ATGGGAAAAATCGCAATTTTAACAGATTCAGGTAGTGAAATCACACCAAAAATAGCTGAAGAATACGGCATAGAATTGATGCCACTTCAAATAAACTATTCGGATGTTTCCTACGATGATTACACTGTTGAACCTAAATATATATACGAAAACATCGATAGAGAAGTTCCAAAAACTTCCATTCCATCAATTGGAGATGTCGTTAATAAATTAAATGAAATTAAAAATAAGGGATTTGACAAGATAATCTGCATTTCAATTTCTTCAAAATTAAGTGGGATGTACAATGCATTTATGTTAGCAAAAGACCAAGTGGAAGATGTCGAAGTGGAAGTATTTGATTCAAAAAATATTTCGATTGGTACAGGATTTTTTGCTATTTTTGCCAGAAAATTAATCGATGAAGGATTTTCGCTAGAATCTATAATAGAAACCATGAAATCCAAAATCAAAGATTCAGTTCCAGTCATTACTTTAGATACATTGAAATACTTAACATTGGGTGGTAGAATTGGTAAAATCACTGGAATGGTTGGTAATTTATTAAATTTGAAGCTTATAATATCTTGTAATGAAGATGGAGAATATTATACAGTAGAAAAAAATCGTGGAACAATGAAAAACATCAACCACGCTATTGATATCGTTAAAAAAGAATTAACTGGTATCAAGGATTATTACTTGGTTTTATTAAATGGCGACAATAAAAATGCTATGGAAATAGCGAAGGATAGTATGAAGGATTTAATCGAAGGAGCAAAGTTCTATTATGAAGGACAAATTGTTCCAACATTAAGTATTCATACTGGACCGGGATTATTTGGAATAGGATATTTTAAATTATAA
- a CDS encoding YitT family protein has product MIDLDALEKRNKRKSVIMMAVGVILIALGIHFFLAPNKLSLGGAAGMAIVIGNFVPISTGPILIIINTVLFIVGFITLGKAFGLKTIICSLGLSLLVWILDILFPMEKPLFEGKMIQLIAAVMIYGSGVGIVLNNYASTGGSDIFAKILNKYLGIELGKGCLMVDFLITLSAWYAYGTEIAIYSLVGTVLNGLIIDFTINGMNTSKLCTITTSKPDEVSKFLVDNLTRSANIYTAKGAYSGMEKEIVQTVVSNRDFIMLKKYIQEIDPLAFVIVCNASETYGWRWRNIIE; this is encoded by the coding sequence ATGATTGATTTAGACGCTTTAGAAAAGAGAAACAAAAGAAAAAGCGTGATTATGATGGCAGTTGGTGTCATTCTTATTGCATTGGGAATTCATTTTTTCTTAGCACCAAATAAATTGTCACTAGGTGGAGCAGCCGGAATGGCAATAGTAATTGGAAATTTCGTTCCAATATCAACGGGTCCAATTTTGATTATCATCAACACGGTTTTATTTATTGTAGGATTTATTACGCTTGGAAAGGCATTTGGACTTAAAACTATAATTTGTTCCTTGGGACTTAGTTTATTGGTGTGGATTTTGGATATTTTATTTCCTATGGAAAAACCATTGTTTGAAGGAAAAATGATTCAATTAATTGCAGCTGTAATGATTTATGGATCAGGAGTAGGGATTGTACTTAATAACTACGCATCAACTGGCGGCTCTGACATATTCGCTAAGATATTGAATAAATACTTGGGAATTGAGTTGGGTAAAGGATGTTTGATGGTGGATTTCCTTATCACATTATCAGCATGGTATGCCTACGGAACAGAAATAGCTATATATTCGCTTGTAGGTACTGTACTTAACGGTTTAATAATAGATTTTACTATTAATGGTATGAATACATCAAAACTTTGCACTATTACCACATCGAAACCTGATGAAGTAAGCAAATTCTTAGTAGACAATCTTACAAGATCTGCCAATATTTACACAGCAAAGGGTGCTTATTCAGGAATGGAAAAAGAAATCGTTCAAACAGTTGTAAGCAACAGAGATTTTATTATGTTAAAAAAATACATCCAAGAAATAGATCCATTGGCTTTCGTTATTGTATGTAATGCAAGTGAAACATACGGCTGGAGATGGAGAAATATAATAGAATAA
- a CDS encoding PfkB family carbohydrate kinase, translating to MKDILLINDMPGYGRVALSCMIPVLSNKGKSVFNLPTAVVSNTLDYGKFAILDTTEYMKQATKVWEELDFSFDLIATGFLYSLEQVDIIKDFIAKQKNSPDVIVDPIMADNGKLYNGLDEDNIENFRKLIDIATVIIPNETEARMITSKMDEPINDVAEKLIQMGAKYAVITSVEENDEHFVFCMDENFVSDKIYYEYIDTSYAGTGDLFSALFISQYSENKSIFESAKYASLKTTELLKLSLDIKDKARGLPIERFIDIL from the coding sequence ATGAAAGATATATTACTAATCAACGATATGCCAGGATATGGGAGAGTCGCTCTTAGTTGTATGATTCCTGTCTTGAGCAACAAAGGTAAAAGTGTTTTTAATTTGCCAACGGCTGTTGTGAGTAACACATTGGATTACGGCAAATTTGCTATATTAGATACGACAGAATACATGAAACAAGCTACAAAAGTTTGGGAAGAATTGGATTTCAGTTTTGATTTGATAGCTACTGGATTTTTATATAGTTTAGAACAAGTGGACATAATCAAAGATTTTATCGCAAAACAAAAAAACTCACCGGACGTTATTGTAGATCCTATTATGGCAGATAATGGCAAACTATACAACGGATTGGACGAGGACAATATAGAAAATTTCAGAAAACTTATCGACATAGCTACAGTAATTATTCCAAACGAAACAGAAGCTAGAATGATAACTAGTAAGATGGATGAACCGATTAACGATGTGGCAGAAAAACTTATCCAAATGGGCGCAAAATACGCCGTTATTACTAGCGTAGAAGAAAATGATGAGCATTTTGTTTTCTGTATGGATGAAAATTTTGTATCAGATAAAATCTATTATGAATACATCGACACATCTTATGCAGGAACGGGGGATTTATTTTCAGCGTTATTCATAAGTCAGTATTCAGAAAATAAGTCGATTTTTGAGTCTGCAAAGTATGCTAGTTTGAAGACAACAGAACTACTGAAGCTTTCATTGGATATTAAGGACAAGGCACGAGGACTGCCAATTGAAAGATTTATAGATATTTTGTAA
- a CDS encoding MATE family efflux transporter, giving the protein MGNKKSNIEFITNGNITDVIFKLSIPLMISNLIKTLYGITDGIYVAQISSEDYAATSFTWPVLYLFIAVGLGVSVAATSLMSQRLGARKLKDCSVYAVHTLILTTVLGVIFSILGVITAPFIVRWMGATGSFEYKSYIFLAINSVGLLFDMIFFGYQSILNSQGRTKSMTIISTISSITNVVIDPFFIFDNVLGIPGLNMGIAGAAWATVLSKVLLVVFAVRVVKKESEIEVNFKNFKLDMGIIKHIFSIAIPASLGSSGEAIGFTVLNGFIQSYGTTTLAAFSMGNRLSDIFNQGAIGIGMALTSITGQNIGAGKKERSKDIFKRANIIITFFSLASAIIILLFKDQLLSIFIKDRGDIELWRQASEYMYFSAIITFFMGYFSAINGFFQGVGKTKLTMYLSLARLWVLRLPLIMILKSLTDLGSTGIWISMLVSNGLTVIVGFIIYKRGRWER; this is encoded by the coding sequence ATGGGAAACAAAAAAAGTAACATTGAATTTATTACAAACGGAAATATTACAGATGTGATTTTTAAGTTAAGTATCCCATTGATGATTAGTAACCTAATCAAAACCCTTTATGGTATAACTGACGGAATATATGTAGCACAAATCAGTTCTGAAGATTACGCTGCGACATCTTTTACTTGGCCGGTGCTTTATTTGTTTATAGCAGTGGGCCTTGGAGTAAGTGTGGCAGCTACTTCTTTAATGAGTCAAAGACTTGGAGCTAGAAAATTAAAAGACTGCTCAGTTTATGCTGTGCATACTTTAATTCTCACGACAGTACTTGGAGTTATTTTCAGTATTCTAGGCGTAATCACCGCACCATTTATTGTAAGGTGGATGGGAGCGACAGGAAGCTTTGAGTACAAATCATACATATTCCTTGCGATAAACTCTGTTGGGCTTTTGTTTGATATGATATTTTTCGGATATCAATCTATACTGAATTCGCAAGGAAGAACCAAATCAATGACGATTATTTCGACAATATCATCCATTACAAATGTCGTTATAGATCCGTTCTTTATTTTTGATAATGTTTTGGGAATTCCAGGACTTAACATGGGAATTGCAGGTGCCGCATGGGCGACTGTTTTGTCCAAAGTTTTATTAGTTGTATTTGCTGTAAGAGTTGTCAAAAAAGAATCTGAAATAGAAGTTAATTTTAAAAACTTCAAACTTGATATGGGAATAATCAAACATATATTCTCCATCGCAATTCCAGCATCGCTTGGATCAAGTGGGGAAGCCATTGGATTCACTGTTCTTAATGGATTTATTCAATCATACGGCACAACGACACTTGCTGCATTTTCAATGGGCAACAGATTGTCCGATATATTCAACCAAGGAGCTATAGGAATTGGAATGGCTCTTACATCAATAACTGGACAAAATATTGGAGCTGGAAAAAAGGAAAGAAGCAAGGATATTTTCAAACGCGCAAATATAATCATAACATTCTTCTCACTTGCATCTGCGATTATTATTTTGCTTTTCAAAGATCAATTGCTATCCATATTTATCAAAGATCGTGGAGATATCGAACTTTGGAGACAAGCGAGTGAGTACATGTACTTCTCAGCGATAATTACATTTTTCATGGGATATTTCTCAGCGATTAATGGTTTCTTCCAAGGTGTTGGAAAAACAAAACTTACAATGTATTTGTCTCTTGCGAGATTATGGGTACTAAGACTTCCACTTATTATGATACTAAAGAGTTTGACAGATCTTGGATCTACAGGAATTTGGATTTCAATGTTAGTGTCTAATGGATTGACAGTTATTGTGGGATTTATAATTTACAAACGAGGTAGATGGGAAAGATAA